One segment of Stenotrophomonas sp. SAU14A_NAIMI4_8 DNA contains the following:
- a CDS encoding DUF4177 domain-containing protein, translated as MSKRWSYQTIEVKTSLMGVLKAEDIQNELTRQGLLGWELVNVIIPAPMRPAMLVFKKEI; from the coding sequence ATGAGCAAGCGCTGGAGCTACCAGACCATTGAAGTGAAGACATCGCTGATGGGCGTGCTGAAGGCCGAGGACATCCAGAACGAACTGACCCGGCAGGGGCTGCTGGGCTGGGAACTGGTGAACGTGATCATTCCCGCGCCGATGCGCCCGGCCATGCTGGTCTTCAAGAAGGAAATCTGA
- a CDS encoding Arc family DNA binding domain-containing protein, translated as MSEKKAYPLRINADVLAAAQRWADDELRSLNAQIEYVLRDALRKAGRLPKPTPSPEDKE; from the coding sequence ATGAGTGAGAAGAAAGCCTATCCGCTGCGCATCAACGCCGACGTGCTGGCTGCGGCGCAACGCTGGGCTGACGACGAGCTGCGCAGCTTGAATGCCCAGATCGAATACGTGCTGCGCGACGCCCTGCGCAAGGCAGGGCGCCTGCCAAAACCCACGCCATCACCCGAGGACAAGGAATGA
- a CDS encoding SPFH domain-containing protein: MKEKSLSSLNGLGTLAVSLLAALAGGALFVLGVAAKASTGAPNLLMMLGGLLLVVAAVLVLAGLYTVQPNQAAVLSLFGKYVGTVKDNGLRWNNPFYSKRRVSQRVRNFESGKLKVNELDGSPIEIAAVIVWQVVDASEAVYNVDDYESFVHIQSESALRAMATSYPYDQHEDGQLALRSHASEISQHLKNELAERLADAGVQVLDARISHLAYAAEIAQAMLQRQQANAVIAARTRIVAGAVGMVEMALAELQKNGVVQLDEERKAHMVSNLLTVLCSDRGTQPIVNAGSLY; this comes from the coding sequence ATGAAAGAGAAGTCGCTTTCCTCCCTCAACGGTCTGGGCACGCTGGCCGTCTCGCTGCTGGCCGCGCTGGCCGGTGGCGCGCTGTTCGTGCTGGGGGTGGCAGCCAAAGCCAGCACCGGCGCACCGAACCTGCTGATGATGCTGGGCGGCCTGCTGTTGGTCGTCGCCGCAGTGCTGGTGCTGGCCGGCCTGTACACGGTGCAGCCCAACCAGGCGGCGGTGCTGAGCCTGTTCGGCAAATACGTGGGCACGGTGAAGGACAACGGCCTGCGCTGGAACAACCCCTTCTATTCCAAGCGCCGGGTCAGCCAGCGCGTGCGCAACTTCGAAAGCGGCAAGCTGAAGGTGAACGAGCTTGATGGCAGCCCGATCGAGATTGCCGCGGTGATCGTCTGGCAGGTGGTCGATGCCTCCGAAGCGGTCTACAACGTGGATGACTACGAAAGCTTCGTGCATATCCAGTCCGAATCGGCGCTGCGCGCGATGGCCACCAGCTATCCCTACGACCAGCACGAGGATGGCCAGCTGGCCCTGCGCAGCCACGCCAGCGAGATTTCCCAGCACCTGAAGAACGAACTGGCCGAACGCCTGGCCGACGCCGGCGTGCAGGTGCTGGATGCGCGCATCAGCCACCTGGCCTACGCCGCCGAAATCGCCCAGGCCATGCTGCAGCGCCAGCAGGCCAATGCGGTGATCGCCGCGCGCACGCGCATCGTGGCCGGTGCGGTGGGCATGGTGGAAATGGCCCTGGCCGAACTGCAGAAGAACGGCGTGGTGCAGCTGGACGAAGAACGCAAGGCGCACATGGTCAGCAACCTGCTGACCGTGCTGTGCTCGGACCGCGGCACCCAGCCGATCGTCAACGCCGGTTCGCTGTACTGA